The Acidianus manzaensis genome has a window encoding:
- a CDS encoding phenylalanine--tRNA ligase subunit alpha codes for MLSENELKVIEYLKKYKKATSTDLSSILPESSIYSIVYLLQSKGYVTVDEKIEEKYELTQEGEERLKNGLPEDKLLSLIKEGPKRIQEISSILGKDTNIALNWAKRKGIIKIENGLVYPLSNDYKSPEIEIMRKIKDNEGLTQDEINKYIKELEERKLIKIKNIKIISVSLIKEPEEEKAITFLTPEILQNGDWKKYIFREYNVEALPPFLPIGKKHYFKEFLEHVKDIMISLGFSEIKSDYVELEFYNFDMLFQPQDHPAREIHDSFRISGYGKLPKSDLVKRVEEVHEKWWRYNWNENIAKNLVLRSQTTATTARMLSTSPYKPIKVFTIGKVFRPDAIDATHLIEFHQLDGLIIDKDFNFRELLSILKSIFAELGIKEIKFKPGYFPFTEPSVEIYGYIQGLGWVEMAGAGLLRPEVTEPASVSMPAGAWGLGLDRLAMLFLGIKDIRYLYSDNIEYLRNRKVEY; via the coding sequence ATGTTAAGCGAAAATGAATTAAAGGTAATAGAATATTTAAAAAAATATAAAAAAGCTACATCTACTGACTTATCTTCTATTTTACCAGAGAGTTCAATATATAGTATAGTATATCTTCTGCAATCTAAAGGATATGTGACAGTAGATGAGAAAATAGAAGAGAAATATGAACTTACACAAGAAGGAGAAGAGAGATTAAAGAATGGATTGCCAGAGGATAAGCTTCTATCTCTGATCAAGGAGGGACCAAAAAGGATCCAAGAGATATCTTCAATTTTAGGAAAAGATACGAATATCGCATTAAATTGGGCAAAAAGAAAAGGAATAATAAAAATCGAGAATGGATTAGTCTATCCTTTAAGTAATGATTATAAATCTCCAGAGATAGAAATTATGAGGAAAATTAAAGATAATGAAGGTTTAACTCAAGACGAAATTAATAAATATATCAAAGAGTTAGAAGAGAGAAAGTTAATAAAGATAAAAAATATTAAAATTATATCTGTATCTCTAATTAAAGAACCAGAGGAAGAAAAAGCCATAACATTCTTAACTCCAGAAATTTTGCAAAATGGTGATTGGAAAAAATATATTTTTAGGGAGTATAATGTAGAGGCTCTTCCACCATTTTTGCCTATAGGAAAAAAACATTATTTTAAAGAATTTTTAGAGCATGTAAAAGATATCATGATTAGTTTAGGTTTTAGTGAAATTAAGAGCGATTATGTCGAATTAGAATTCTATAACTTTGATATGTTATTTCAGCCTCAAGATCATCCAGCAAGAGAGATTCATGACAGTTTTAGAATTTCAGGGTATGGAAAATTACCAAAAAGTGATCTTGTAAAGAGAGTAGAGGAAGTTCATGAAAAATGGTGGAGATATAATTGGAATGAAAATATTGCCAAAAATCTTGTTTTAAGAAGTCAGACTACTGCGACAACTGCTAGAATGTTATCAACTTCTCCATATAAGCCTATTAAAGTATTTACTATAGGTAAAGTATTTAGACCTGATGCTATTGATGCTACCCATTTGATAGAATTTCATCAGTTAGATGGATTAATAATAGATAAAGATTTCAACTTTAGGGAGTTATTATCGATTTTAAAGTCTATATTCGCTGAATTAGGTATTAAAGAAATTAAATTTAAACCTGGATATTTTCCATTTACTGAGCCAAGTGTTGAAATATATGGGTATATTCAAGGTTTAGGCTGGGTAGAAATGGCCGGAGCAGGACTACTTAGACCAGAAGTTACTGAGCCTGCTTCAGTTAGTATGCCAGCTGGAGCGTGGGGCTTAGGATTAGATAGGTTAGCTATGTTATTTTTAGGAATAAAAGATATAAGATATTTATATTCTGATAATATAGAATATTTAAGAAATAGAAAGGTGGAATATTGA
- a CDS encoding HD domain-containing protein produces MKKIFDEIHGYIDLDDIEVKLIDSSIFQRLRRIKQTSLAYIVYPGATHTRFSHSLGTYYLATKVGEKLYKENTISDDELLTLKIASLLHDIGQFPFSHAIEGYYLLQGFGNKELREYILAKSIIRDILNDNGLDINKILDIYNGNSLLSSIIDGEVDVDRIDYLIRDSRHTGVQLGKLDLDRLIDTIFYTKDGITIQDKGIISLENFYISRLHMYQAVYYHKTILGYELFLRKIFSEILDYCNNEFKNIKYIKELVDQNLISYWDDELIISSLYHCLSQNIPVSLIQRIKNFMDRKGPKVVYEEVSYKEEESYLDDIVSQLEKTGIPQESIYPLEEKISIINKNRIKILSKGKERKVKDYSATLLHEIPENIIIRRVYVDYEYAKKAREIIS; encoded by the coding sequence ATGAAAAAAATTTTTGATGAAATTCATGGATACATAGATCTTGATGATATAGAAGTTAAACTTATTGATTCATCAATATTCCAAAGATTAAGAAGAATTAAACAGACTAGCTTAGCATACATAGTTTATCCTGGAGCTACACATACTAGATTTAGTCATTCTTTAGGAACATACTATTTGGCTACTAAAGTTGGAGAAAAACTCTATAAAGAAAATACTATTTCTGACGATGAATTATTAACATTAAAAATAGCATCGTTATTACATGACATAGGCCAATTTCCATTTAGTCATGCAATAGAGGGATATTACCTATTACAAGGATTTGGAAACAAAGAGTTACGAGAGTATATATTAGCAAAATCTATAATAAGAGATATTTTAAATGATAATGGTCTAGATATTAATAAAATTCTAGACATATATAATGGAAATTCATTATTATCTTCAATAATAGATGGTGAAGTTGATGTAGATAGAATAGACTATTTAATAAGAGATTCTAGACATACAGGAGTTCAACTAGGTAAATTAGATCTAGATAGGCTAATAGATACTATATTCTATACTAAAGATGGAATAACAATACAAGATAAAGGCATTATAAGCTTAGAAAACTTTTACATTTCAAGACTTCACATGTATCAAGCAGTATATTATCATAAGACTATTTTAGGATATGAACTTTTCTTAAGAAAGATTTTTTCAGAGATTCTAGATTATTGTAATAACGAGTTTAAGAATATAAAATATATAAAAGAACTAGTAGATCAGAATTTAATATCTTATTGGGATGATGAGCTAATAATATCTAGTTTATATCATTGCCTATCACAAAATATTCCAGTGTCCTTAATTCAGAGAATTAAGAATTTTATGGACCGTAAAGGACCAAAAGTAGTTTATGAAGAAGTAAGTTATAAAGAGGAAGAGAGTTATCTAGACGATATAGTTTCTCAGCTAGAGAAAACTGGAATACCACAAGAATCAATTTACCCTTTGGAAGAGAAAATCTCAATAATAAATAAAAATAGAATAAAAATATTATCTAAGGGAAAAGAAAGAAAAGTAAAAGATTATTCTGCTACTTTACTACATGAAATACCAGAAAATATTATAATAAGAAGAGTTTACGTTGATTATGAATATGCTAAAAAAGCGAGGGAAATCATAAGTTGA
- the map gene encoding type II methionyl aminopeptidase, with amino-acid sequence MTDEELKILLKAGKIAAEARDAGAKMIKPGAKVLDVCEAVEKMIIEKGAFPAFPCNLSINYEAAHYSPIIDDDKIIPEGAVVKLDIGAHIDGYITDTAVTVTLDDKYERLAEASKDALNAAISNFKSGTDLGEIGKVIEKVIRVNGFSPIRNLGGHLIKRYELHAGIFVPNVHERFGGRIMEGNTYAIEPFATNGFGEVIEGKAETIYSLRNATIRGLSEEEKQFLDVIEKRFKTLPFNERWLSDLGDRNTIEKMLKTLTKKKALNSYAVLVEVKKGMVSQFEHTVYVDKDQTLIIT; translated from the coding sequence ATGACAGACGAGGAACTTAAAATTCTTCTAAAAGCAGGAAAAATTGCGGCAGAAGCTAGAGATGCTGGAGCAAAAATGATAAAACCTGGAGCTAAAGTACTTGACGTTTGCGAAGCAGTAGAAAAAATGATTATTGAAAAAGGCGCGTTTCCTGCATTTCCTTGTAACTTATCTATAAATTATGAAGCTGCACATTATAGCCCTATTATCGATGACGATAAAATAATTCCAGAAGGTGCAGTAGTTAAACTAGATATAGGAGCCCATATAGACGGCTATATCACAGACACTGCAGTTACAGTTACTTTAGATGATAAATATGAAAGACTTGCAGAGGCCTCGAAAGATGCATTAAATGCAGCTATTTCTAATTTTAAATCTGGAACTGATTTGGGAGAAATAGGTAAAGTAATAGAAAAAGTAATAAGAGTAAATGGATTCTCTCCAATTAGAAATCTGGGAGGGCATTTAATAAAAAGATATGAGTTGCATGCAGGAATATTTGTGCCTAATGTTCATGAGAGATTTGGCGGAAGAATAATGGAAGGAAATACATACGCTATAGAACCATTTGCAACTAATGGATTTGGAGAAGTTATTGAAGGCAAAGCAGAAACAATCTATTCGTTAAGGAATGCCACAATCAGAGGATTATCAGAAGAAGAAAAACAATTCTTAGATGTAATAGAAAAAAGATTTAAAACATTACCATTTAATGAAAGATGGCTCTCTGATTTAGGTGATAGAAATACAATAGAAAAAATGCTTAAAACACTAACTAAGAAAAAAGCTCTTAATTCTTACGCAGTACTAGTAGAAGTAAAGAAAGGAATGGTATCACAATTTGAACATACAGTATATGTAGATAAGGATCAAACGCTTATAATTACTTAA
- a CDS encoding glutamate--tRNA ligase: protein MELEDLIYKYALDNAIKHNGKAAVGPVVSKVMGERPDLKKNPKEVVSKVKEIVDKVNSMTIEDQKKEIETKFPEMLEEKKKTEEKKSLPPLPNVKGKVITRFAPNPDGPIHLGNARAAILSYEYASMYNGDFILRFDDTDPKVKKPIKEAYKWIEEDLQWLGIKWNIEFSASSRFERYYEIAKELISKRYAYVDTCSEEEFKQMKIHKKFNLECLNRDKSAEYNLELWDKMLNREFDEGKAVLRIKTDLNDPDPSKIDWVMARIINTEKNPHPITGDKYWVWPTYNFATVVDDHDFNVSHILRAKEHMANADKQKWIYNYLGWNMPEVQEFGRLKLEGFMMSKSKIKGLLEKGTTKDDPRLPTISGLRRRGILPETIREIIIEVGIKPSDATISFENIASLNRKKLDPIAKRIMFVDNYSEFSLRIPEEMTAKIPLYPSEKEYREIKVKPNDKILLNNQDAEEGSIIRLLELCNVKVDKSNHTLNYISKDIESAKKLNAKIVQWIKKDEGVNVAVLKTDDNQTLNTINGIAEHYALTLNVNEIVQFIRYGFVRIDEKNKDSIKVVYSHD from the coding sequence ATGGAGCTAGAAGATCTAATTTACAAGTATGCTTTAGATAACGCTATAAAACACAATGGAAAAGCAGCAGTAGGACCAGTAGTAAGTAAAGTAATGGGAGAAAGACCCGATCTTAAGAAAAATCCAAAAGAAGTAGTATCAAAAGTAAAAGAAATAGTAGACAAAGTAAATTCTATGACTATAGAAGATCAAAAGAAAGAAATTGAAACTAAATTCCCAGAAATGCTAGAAGAGAAAAAGAAAACAGAAGAGAAAAAAAGTTTACCACCATTACCTAATGTTAAGGGAAAAGTTATAACAAGATTTGCCCCAAATCCAGATGGACCAATACATTTAGGCAATGCAAGAGCAGCCATATTATCTTACGAATATGCTAGTATGTATAACGGAGACTTTATACTAAGATTTGACGATACAGATCCTAAGGTAAAAAAACCAATTAAAGAAGCTTATAAATGGATTGAAGAAGATCTACAATGGCTAGGAATAAAATGGAACATAGAATTTTCAGCATCTTCTAGATTTGAAAGATATTATGAGATTGCAAAAGAATTAATTTCTAAGAGATATGCTTATGTAGATACATGTAGTGAAGAAGAATTCAAACAGATGAAAATACATAAAAAATTCAATTTAGAATGTCTTAATAGAGATAAATCAGCAGAATACAATCTTGAACTATGGGATAAAATGCTTAATAGAGAATTTGATGAAGGAAAAGCAGTATTAAGAATAAAAACTGATCTTAATGATCCAGATCCTTCGAAAATAGATTGGGTAATGGCCAGAATAATAAACACAGAAAAAAATCCTCATCCAATAACTGGAGATAAATATTGGGTCTGGCCAACATATAATTTTGCGACAGTTGTAGATGATCATGACTTTAATGTTAGTCATATTTTAAGAGCAAAAGAACATATGGCTAATGCAGACAAACAGAAATGGATATATAACTATTTAGGTTGGAATATGCCAGAAGTGCAAGAATTTGGCAGACTAAAATTAGAAGGATTTATGATGAGCAAATCAAAAATAAAAGGACTGTTAGAAAAAGGGACTACAAAAGATGATCCAAGATTACCTACAATATCAGGTTTAAGAAGAAGAGGAATTTTACCTGAAACAATAAGAGAAATAATAATAGAAGTAGGAATTAAACCATCAGATGCAACAATAAGCTTTGAAAATATAGCCTCATTAAATAGGAAAAAACTCGACCCCATAGCTAAAAGAATTATGTTCGTGGATAATTACTCAGAGTTTAGTCTACGTATACCAGAAGAAATGACAGCAAAAATACCATTATATCCATCAGAAAAAGAATATAGAGAAATTAAAGTCAAACCAAATGATAAAATATTACTTAATAATCAAGATGCAGAAGAAGGTAGCATAATTAGACTTCTAGAATTATGTAACGTTAAAGTTGATAAAAGCAATCATACTTTAAATTACATTAGCAAAGATATAGAAAGCGCGAAAAAACTAAACGCTAAAATAGTTCAGTGGATTAAAAAAGACGAAGGAGTAAATGTCGCAGTTCTAAAAACAGACGACAATCAAACTCTCAATACTATTAATGGAATTGCTGAACACTATGCTTTAACGTTAAACGTAAATGAAATAGTACAATTTATCAGATATGGATTTGTAAGAATTGATGAAAAGAATAAAGATAGTATTAAAGTAGTCTACTCTCACGACTAA
- a CDS encoding metal-dependent hydrolase, translating to MPQLRWLGHAATELDLSGKKIIIDPFIKENPMCPIKLSYFNDFDLIIVTHDHYDHLGDTVEIMTMNKNIMLYATYDLEVYLNKEFKIPMERMIPANIGGSVDFNGIKLALTQAIHSSEHSDPTGTVVSADNVTIYHAGDTGLFEGMKLIGEVFQPDYALLPIGGRFTMDPKQASFAVDMIKPKKGVIPIHYNTWDLIKVDPNEFSRLVSSKGYKPIVLQPGESIEL from the coding sequence ATGCCTCAATTAAGATGGTTAGGCCACGCAGCTACTGAATTAGATCTTTCAGGTAAGAAGATAATAATAGATCCTTTTATTAAGGAAAATCCAATGTGCCCAATAAAATTAAGCTATTTCAATGATTTTGATTTAATAATAGTAACGCATGATCATTATGACCATTTAGGTGATACTGTAGAAATAATGACTATGAATAAAAACATAATGCTTTATGCAACTTATGATTTAGAAGTTTACTTGAATAAGGAATTTAAAATACCTATGGAGAGAATGATTCCAGCAAATATAGGAGGGTCTGTAGATTTTAATGGCATAAAATTAGCTTTAACTCAAGCTATTCATTCTAGTGAACATAGTGATCCAACTGGTACTGTAGTTTCTGCTGATAATGTTACAATATATCATGCCGGTGATACTGGTTTGTTTGAAGGAATGAAGTTAATTGGAGAAGTATTTCAGCCTGATTATGCTTTATTGCCTATAGGTGGTAGGTTTACGATGGATCCAAAGCAAGCGTCATTTGCAGTGGATATGATAAAGCCTAAGAAAGGAGTTATTCCTATTCACTATAATACCTGGGATCTTATAAAAGTAGATCCAAATGAATTCTCACGCTTAGTTTCTTCAAAAGGATATAAGCCTATAGTTTTACAGCCTGGCGAAAGTATAGAGTTGTGA
- a CDS encoding phosphoglycolate phosphatase has translation MIKLVLTDLDGTLTLDKSTFKVNLSAIEYLRLLEDRGIKIAIVSGNSYPVIRGLTTYFGFSGGLVAENGCVLHFKQKITVCKKMDRNLIQEFKEKFNVKDSWQNEYRECDFGFNPAILTEEMKRWAEEKNIYINSSGYAVHIAMKPAGKAIGVRKLIELYNLDKNEVAAIGDSLTDIDMFNEVGLKVAVSNSDEKLKEKANLILNLKSGEGVKEFAKMLIEGKIWS, from the coding sequence TTGATAAAACTAGTTTTAACAGATTTAGATGGAACGTTAACTTTAGACAAATCTACTTTTAAAGTGAACTTAAGCGCAATAGAATATCTTAGATTGTTGGAAGATAGAGGAATAAAAATAGCTATAGTAAGCGGAAATTCATATCCAGTTATACGAGGATTAACCACTTATTTTGGATTTTCTGGAGGATTAGTCGCTGAAAATGGATGTGTTCTGCACTTCAAACAAAAAATAACAGTATGTAAGAAAATGGACAGAAATCTAATTCAAGAATTCAAAGAAAAGTTTAACGTTAAAGATAGCTGGCAGAACGAATATAGAGAATGCGATTTCGGATTTAATCCAGCAATTCTAACTGAAGAAATGAAAAGATGGGCAGAAGAAAAGAATATTTACATCAATTCTTCAGGATATGCTGTACATATAGCAATGAAACCAGCTGGAAAAGCTATTGGAGTCAGAAAGCTAATAGAATTATATAACCTCGATAAAAATGAAGTAGCAGCAATAGGTGATTCATTAACTGATATAGATATGTTTAATGAAGTCGGTTTAAAAGTAGCTGTATCTAATTCTGATGAGAAATTAAAAGAGAAAGCTAATTTAATCTTAAATCTAAAAAGTGGAGAAGGCGTAAAAGAGTTTGCTAAAATGTTAATAGAGGGAAAAATATGGAGCTAG
- a CDS encoding UDP-N-acetylglucosamine--dolichyl-phosphate N-acetylglucosaminephosphotransferase: protein MLNLIYPLVISFLATFLSTRWIIQVSKSRGIVGKDVNKKNKPEIPSLGGIAIIVGFISGAFSLLVLNPDHQRIISAILLSSLLIAFLGLLDDFLNLRQSIRAFTPVFAAVPLSLFSLGHSIISIPFIGEINFGIYYYIFIIPIALTITSNAFNMLEGLNGLGTGLGLIMASTLAFIGITKGIGNIKIAGELSLVLSFSLLAFLYYNKYPAKVFIGNVGTYFVGSVIGSIGISGFMYTALAILYIPYVIEFILKSRTRFKGISFGKINDDNTLYWDQKPNSLTHVVMKLGRFKEYQIVAIIWSIELLFAVLAAYLQTVVIVL, encoded by the coding sequence GTGCTAAATCTGATATATCCTTTAGTTATCTCATTTTTAGCCACATTTCTTTCAACAAGATGGATAATTCAAGTAAGCAAGTCAAGAGGTATAGTAGGTAAAGATGTAAACAAGAAAAACAAGCCAGAAATTCCATCATTAGGAGGAATAGCAATAATCGTAGGATTTATTTCTGGTGCGTTTTCATTACTAGTGTTAAATCCAGATCACCAAAGAATTATTTCTGCAATACTTTTATCTTCATTACTTATAGCATTTTTAGGATTATTAGATGATTTTCTTAATTTAAGGCAATCTATAAGAGCTTTTACCCCAGTTTTTGCAGCAGTTCCGTTATCGTTATTTAGTTTAGGTCATTCAATAATTTCTATTCCATTTATAGGAGAAATAAATTTTGGTATATACTATTATATTTTTATAATACCAATAGCATTAACAATAACATCTAATGCATTTAACATGCTAGAGGGACTTAATGGTCTAGGAACTGGATTAGGGCTGATAATGGCATCAACTTTAGCATTTATAGGTATAACTAAAGGAATAGGAAACATCAAAATAGCTGGCGAGTTATCATTAGTACTAAGTTTCTCTTTACTAGCTTTTCTTTACTACAATAAATATCCTGCCAAAGTATTCATAGGCAATGTAGGAACTTATTTTGTTGGATCTGTGATAGGTTCGATAGGAATATCTGGATTTATGTATACTGCACTTGCAATACTTTATATCCCATATGTAATTGAATTTATATTGAAATCAAGAACTCGTTTTAAGGGTATATCATTTGGTAAAATAAATGATGATAATACGCTATATTGGGATCAAAAACCAAATTCATTAACTCATGTAGTAATGAAGTTAGGTAGATTTAAGGAATATCAAATAGTTGCAATAATTTGGAGTATAGAGTTATTGTTTGCTGTTTTAGCAGCTTATTTGCAGACAGTAGTAATAGTATTATAG
- the pheT gene encoding phenylalanine--tRNA ligase subunit beta: protein MVTINLKESRLMNLLKISEKELEDVLFDLKSEIEKIGEDEISVEINADRLDMLSPEGIKRAVDGLLERRLGEAKYEIVNTEYTLIVDDVKSRPYALGAIVYDFKLDDDRLKEIIQFQEKLHDTIGRKRKKVAIGIHDLHKIDQKVIRYKEVPLDAEFIPLHSTTKMKISEVLLNTEQGKIYGNISIRDNYSPAIVQDDGNILSIPPVINSDKTTLDVNTRDLFIDVTGTNFDAVAQTLDILVSNFAEGGGKIGIIKVISPFANKSPLLVHNNISVNSIQVNTRLGLNLSAEEMAKYILKMRMDAKVNNDSLDIVIPQYRIDIMTYADISEDIAMAYGYRNFKLDNVHVAETGNLLYITRLERAFRELAVGSSFQEIFNLILANTDYLYGDYVRVENPISMEYNAIRNSLIWVMLNFLSKNQHARFPIKIFEVGDVVVKSNTSDTGFMNSSRACLAIMDSKVSYEYLQSIVHQIIYNLVGKEAKYIREDKEYFIRGRSSKIVLADKELGEIGEISPEFLVKFNIKYPVVISEIYLDKIGEV, encoded by the coding sequence ATGGTAACTATTAATTTAAAAGAATCAAGATTAATGAATTTATTGAAAATAAGTGAAAAAGAATTAGAAGATGTTCTCTTTGATTTGAAGTCTGAAATAGAAAAAATAGGAGAAGACGAAATCTCAGTAGAGATAAATGCAGATAGATTAGATATGTTGAGTCCAGAAGGGATAAAAAGAGCTGTAGACGGTTTATTAGAAAGAAGATTAGGAGAGGCTAAATATGAAATTGTAAATACTGAATATACTTTAATAGTAGATGACGTAAAATCGAGACCATATGCTTTAGGAGCAATAGTTTATGACTTTAAACTTGATGATGACAGGTTAAAAGAAATTATTCAGTTTCAAGAGAAACTTCATGATACTATAGGCAGAAAAAGAAAAAAAGTTGCCATAGGAATTCATGATCTTCATAAGATAGATCAAAAAGTAATTAGATATAAAGAAGTGCCTTTAGATGCAGAATTTATTCCATTACATTCTACCACTAAAATGAAGATATCAGAAGTTTTACTTAATACTGAACAAGGGAAAATTTATGGTAATATTTCAATAAGAGATAATTATTCTCCTGCTATAGTTCAAGACGATGGTAACATATTAAGTATTCCTCCAGTTATTAATTCAGATAAAACTACTTTGGATGTAAATACACGTGATCTTTTTATTGATGTTACTGGTACTAATTTTGATGCTGTAGCTCAAACATTAGATATTCTTGTAAGTAATTTTGCAGAGGGCGGAGGTAAAATAGGTATTATAAAAGTTATTTCTCCGTTTGCTAATAAGTCTCCTTTATTAGTTCATAACAATATTTCAGTTAATTCTATTCAAGTAAATACTAGACTGGGTTTAAATCTAAGTGCTGAAGAAATGGCTAAATACATTTTGAAAATGAGGATGGATGCAAAAGTAAATAATGATTCCTTAGATATAGTTATTCCTCAATATAGAATAGACATAATGACATATGCTGATATTTCAGAGGATATAGCAATGGCTTATGGTTATAGGAATTTCAAATTGGATAATGTACATGTTGCAGAAACAGGAAACTTACTTTATATAACAAGGTTAGAAAGGGCTTTTAGAGAATTGGCTGTTGGAAGCAGTTTTCAAGAGATTTTTAATTTAATTTTAGCTAATACAGACTATTTATATGGTGATTATGTTAGAGTAGAAAATCCTATTTCCATGGAATATAATGCTATAAGGAACTCATTAATATGGGTAATGCTAAACTTTTTATCCAAAAATCAACACGCTAGATTTCCAATAAAAATTTTTGAAGTGGGTGATGTTGTAGTTAAATCTAATACTTCTGACACTGGTTTTATGAATAGTTCTAGAGCATGTTTAGCTATAATGGATAGTAAAGTTAGTTATGAATATTTACAGTCAATAGTTCATCAAATTATATATAATCTAGTAGGTAAAGAAGCTAAGTATATCAGAGAAGATAAAGAATATTTCATAAGAGGCAGGTCATCAAAGATTGTTTTAGCTGATAAGGAATTAGGAGAAATAGGAGAGATATCTCCAGAATTTTTAGTAAAATTCAATATCAAATACCCAGTAGTAATTTCGGAGATATATTTAGATAAAATAGGTGAGGTCTAA
- a CDS encoding DUF1512 domain-containing protein, producing MLYIPFDIIALAQSSSGINSQTALFEFLYFIFFAVIILISFIPGIGQKAQLMFISRDVEKSVNMLENYVKDSRNIAEKLLKDKNFPDPKGFIDRVIDRFVIDPVNIEPTDIISRMKLLMRANEDTIRNMILKYDPNIDAMSRSQIEISTEVVNALNMIYKVIRHYLIMAKKLNSIMLMYQLQMVAPIYVKLAEAYAKAQKVFLQGIPVGDGLGPLVASRFLMNINDKWVPSKDTIAGTTEIEGRRVIVVKAEGPMATVGTPGEAVQNIIEKVEKEGNSVSRIITVDAALKLEGEDTGSIAEGMGVAMGDPGPEKIAIERVAAKYNIPIDAVIVKMSMEEAITEMRKEVYEAADKVVAYVKNLILERTKPGDTIVLLGVGNTAGIAQ from the coding sequence ATGTTATATATTCCGTTTGATATAATAGCACTAGCACAAAGTTCGTCTGGAATAAATTCACAGACAGCGCTCTTTGAATTTCTATACTTTATATTTTTTGCAGTAATAATTCTGATATCATTTATACCAGGAATAGGTCAAAAAGCGCAATTAATGTTTATCAGCAGAGATGTAGAGAAAAGTGTCAATATGCTAGAAAATTATGTAAAAGATTCTAGAAATATTGCAGAAAAATTATTAAAAGATAAGAATTTTCCAGATCCAAAAGGATTTATAGATAGAGTAATAGATAGATTCGTAATAGATCCAGTAAATATAGAGCCTACTGATATAATAAGCAGAATGAAATTATTAATGAGAGCCAATGAAGATACAATTAGAAATATGATACTAAAATATGATCCTAACATAGATGCCATGAGCAGAAGTCAAATAGAGATATCTACTGAAGTAGTAAATGCACTAAACATGATATATAAAGTAATTAGACATTACTTGATAATGGCCAAGAAACTAAATAGTATAATGTTAATGTATCAACTTCAAATGGTTGCACCAATATATGTTAAGTTAGCTGAAGCATACGCAAAAGCACAAAAAGTATTCTTACAAGGAATACCAGTAGGAGATGGATTAGGTCCATTAGTTGCATCAAGATTTCTAATGAATATAAATGATAAATGGGTACCAAGTAAAGATACAATAGCAGGAACTACAGAAATTGAAGGAAGAAGAGTAATAGTAGTAAAAGCCGAAGGACCAATGGCTACAGTAGGCACTCCAGGCGAAGCAGTACAAAATATAATTGAAAAAGTAGAAAAAGAAGGAAATAGCGTTTCCAGAATAATAACCGTAGATGCAGCACTAAAACTTGAAGGAGAAGATACTGGTAGTATAGCAGAAGGAATGGGTGTAGCGATGGGTGATCCAGGTCCAGAAAAAATAGCAATAGAAAGAGTTGCTGCAAAATACAATATACCAATAGATGCTGTAATAGTAAAAATGAGTATGGAAGAAGCCATAACTGAAATGAGAAAAGAAGTATATGAGGCGGCAGATAAAGTAGTAGCATATGTAAAGAATTTGATATTAGAAAGAACGAAACCCGGAGACACAATAGTATTATTAGGCGTAGGAAATACAGCAGGAATAGCACAGTGA
- the rpl7ae gene encoding 50S ribosomal protein L7Ae: MSKPTYVKFEVPQELSDKALEALKKAKETGKIKKGTNETTKAIERGQAKLVYIAADVEPEEIVAHLPGLCDEKKVPYIYIPNKKALGEACGLQVAAAAAAIIDPGQAKDDINEITKKLSEIGKSS; encoded by the coding sequence ATGTCTAAACCTACATATGTAAAATTTGAAGTACCACAAGAACTATCAGATAAAGCATTAGAAGCATTAAAAAAAGCTAAAGAAACTGGAAAAATAAAAAAAGGCACCAATGAAACAACAAAAGCAATAGAAAGAGGACAAGCTAAACTAGTATATATAGCTGCTGACGTAGAACCAGAAGAAATAGTAGCTCATTTACCAGGATTATGCGATGAAAAAAAGGTACCATACATCTATATACCAAATAAGAAAGCATTAGGAGAAGCATGCGGTTTACAAGTAGCAGCAGCTGCAGCAGCAATAATTGACCCAGGACAAGCAAAAGACGACATAAACGAGATAACTAAAAAACTATCAGAAATAGGAAAATCTAGCTAA